One genomic region from Blastopirellula marina encodes:
- a CDS encoding putative Ig domain-containing protein, protein MLTPRLPRVTDRKSQKAKRKTNRRSSRARLPMSEHLESRLVLTASGIPGNDCPPDLDLSAIGDLQIVVGQPFTIDLYANGATAIDLDINDNPTGDTIRLVLDPDVGTDTPVGAKITTGGVFSWTPTADQVGTFRIPVIAIDQGPPALADVEFLTVIVSATGDQAPSVDLNGPAAGVGFSGVFTEDGGPVAATSSSLTITDLDSTNLESATIVLTNIQDGVDEILAVDTTGTSITASSYNSATGELTLTGSDTLANYELVLKSLTYNNTSDDPTVLDRTIQISVNDGGLSSPLVVSTISVVSVNDAPTVDLNGEGSGIDFSASFTEGDGPIAIVDAGVLVDDVDDTNLESATITLTNVVDTSAESLAVDTTGTSIVASYDQASGVLTLTGSDTLANYQLVISTLTYDNTSENPDETDRIVEVIVNNGADDSATATITISIEGVNDPPNLEPVADQTAQLDTLFEITVTATDPEGDVLTFQLDRNGAGANIPEFATITKTSDTTAVISWTPSVSDGAGPFTFIVIVTDDDPTTPLADSETFTVTLLTEDPAVDLNGDGSGIDFTASFTEGDGPTSVVDATATVTDADSTNLESATITLTNLIDTDDEFLAVDTTGTSITAVYDSATGILTLSGTDTVANYELVIRTLTYDNVSENPDTTDRAIEVIVNDGLNDSVTATITVSVEGVNDPPNLEPIADQTAQLDTLFEITVTATDPEGDVLTFQLDRNGAGANIPEFATITKTSDTTAVISWTPSVSDGAGPFTFIVIVTDDDPTSPLADSETFTVTLLTDPPEVDLNGDGTGIDFATSFVEGDGPISVVDVTATVTDADSTNLDSATITLTNLINTDDEFLAVDVTGTSITALYDSATGILTLSGSDTLANYQQVIRTLTYDNVSEDPDTTDRAIEVIVNDGLNDSGTATITVSVEAVNDSPQLTLPTPFDSGSPVEVDVDTEVTFNVTVVDPDDPPEDLIIFLDLDGSGIPVEIAQPTITSPFSAGGTFSWTPTQTGTYTITIIVVDGEGLPDQETFTLTVVDPAAAAIEGEPVDSDMNDMALLGLLDEI, encoded by the coding sequence ATGCTCACACCTCGTTTGCCTCGCGTTACCGACAGGAAGTCCCAGAAAGCCAAACGAAAGACGAATCGACGGTCAAGCCGTGCTCGGCTGCCGATGTCAGAGCATCTTGAGTCACGTCTTGTTCTCACCGCTTCCGGCATTCCTGGGAACGACTGCCCGCCTGATCTCGATCTTTCGGCGATTGGTGATTTGCAGATCGTGGTCGGCCAGCCCTTCACCATCGACCTGTATGCCAATGGTGCCACGGCCATCGACTTAGACATCAACGACAATCCAACCGGCGATACGATTCGCCTGGTGCTCGATCCAGACGTGGGTACCGACACTCCGGTCGGGGCGAAGATCACCACCGGCGGCGTATTCAGCTGGACCCCAACCGCCGACCAGGTTGGAACCTTCCGGATCCCAGTCATTGCCATCGACCAGGGGCCTCCCGCTTTAGCAGACGTTGAATTCCTGACCGTCATTGTCTCGGCAACCGGCGATCAAGCACCATCCGTCGACCTGAACGGTCCGGCCGCTGGCGTTGGTTTCTCAGGCGTATTCACCGAAGATGGGGGTCCCGTTGCGGCAACATCGTCATCGCTCACGATCACCGATCTCGACAGCACGAACCTCGAATCGGCCACGATCGTGCTGACGAACATTCAAGATGGGGTGGACGAAATCCTGGCTGTCGATACCACCGGCACGTCGATCACTGCTTCCAGCTATAACTCGGCGACCGGTGAACTGACTCTGACCGGATCCGATACGCTGGCCAACTACGAGTTAGTACTAAAATCGCTCACCTATAACAACACTTCGGATGATCCAACAGTTCTCGATCGCACGATTCAAATCTCGGTCAACGATGGCGGCCTGAGCAGCCCGCTTGTCGTTTCTACGATTTCCGTCGTCTCCGTCAACGATGCCCCCACCGTCGACTTGAATGGGGAAGGAAGCGGCATCGACTTCTCGGCATCATTCACCGAAGGAGACGGCCCCATCGCGATTGTGGACGCTGGCGTTCTGGTCGATGACGTCGACGACACCAACCTCGAGTCGGCAACGATTACATTAACCAACGTAGTAGACACCTCCGCGGAGTCTCTAGCCGTCGACACTACGGGAACCTCCATCGTCGCCAGCTATGATCAGGCCAGCGGCGTTCTGACCCTGACCGGTAGCGATACGTTGGCCAATTATCAGCTGGTGATTTCCACGCTGACCTACGACAACACCTCCGAAAACCCCGATGAAACCGACCGCATCGTCGAAGTAATCGTCAACAACGGAGCCGACGATAGTGCAACGGCGACGATTACCATTTCCATTGAAGGGGTCAACGATCCACCGAACCTGGAACCGGTCGCAGACCAAACGGCCCAGCTCGACACGCTGTTTGAGATCACTGTTACCGCCACCGATCCGGAAGGAGACGTCCTCACCTTCCAGCTTGATCGCAATGGGGCCGGTGCGAACATTCCTGAATTTGCTACCATCACCAAGACCAGCGACACGACCGCGGTGATTAGCTGGACGCCATCGGTCAGCGATGGTGCCGGGCCCTTCACGTTCATCGTGATCGTGACCGACGACGACCCAACCACTCCGCTGGCTGACTCGGAAACGTTTACCGTCACACTGCTGACAGAAGACCCTGCGGTCGACCTGAATGGGGATGGCAGCGGCATCGACTTCACGGCTTCCTTCACCGAAGGGGATGGCCCGACCAGCGTGGTCGACGCCACCGCTACCGTGACCGATGCGGACAGCACCAATCTGGAATCAGCGACGATCACGTTGACCAACCTGATCGACACCGACGACGAATTCCTGGCGGTAGACACCACCGGCACTTCGATTACCGCTGTATACGACTCGGCAACGGGTATCCTCACCCTCAGCGGTACCGACACCGTTGCCAACTACGAGCTAGTCATCCGTACGCTGACGTACGACAACGTTTCGGAGAACCCCGATACGACCGACCGGGCGATTGAAGTGATCGTCAACGACGGCCTGAACGATAGCGTTACGGCAACGATCACGGTCTCGGTTGAAGGGGTCAACGATCCACCAAACCTGGAACCGATCGCAGACCAAACGGCCCAGCTCGACACGCTGTTTGAGATCACCGTTACCGCCACCGATCCGGAAGGGGACGTCCTCACCTTCCAGCTTGATCGCAATGGGGCCGGTGCGAACATTCCTGAATTTGCTACCATCACCAAGACCAGCGACACGACCGCGGTGATTAGCTGGACGCCGTCGGTCAGCGATGGTGCCGGGCCCTTCACGTTCATCGTGATCGTGACCGACGACGACCCAACCTCCCCGCTGGCCGATTCGGAAACGTTCACCGTGACCCTTCTGACCGACCCGCCTGAGGTTGATCTCAACGGTGACGGCACCGGCATTGATTTCGCCACGTCGTTTGTCGAAGGGGACGGCCCTATCAGCGTGGTGGATGTCACCGCTACTGTGACCGATGCGGACAGCACGAATCTTGATTCGGCGACGATCACACTTACCAACCTGATCAACACCGACGACGAGTTTTTGGCCGTCGACGTCACCGGTACTTCGATCACCGCGTTATACGATTCCGCGACCGGTATCCTTACGCTCAGTGGAAGCGATACGCTTGCGAATTACCAGCAGGTAATCCGCACGCTGACCTACGACAACGTTTCGGAAGATCCCGATACGACCGACCGTGCGATCGAGGTGATCGTGAACGATGGTTTGAACGACAGCGGTACGGCAACAATTACGGTCTCGGTTGAAGCCGTCAACGATTCGCCGCAACTAACCTTGCCAACTCCGTTCGACAGTGGTTCGCCTGTCGAAGTGGATGTCGACACCGAAGTAACGTTCAACGTGACGGTAGTTGACCCCGATGATCCCCCGGAAGACTTGATCATCTTCCTCGACCTGGACGGCAGCGGCATTCCGGTAGAGATCGCCCAACCAACGATCACCTCCCCCTTCTCCGCTGGCGGAACGTTCAGTTGGACTCCAACACAAACCGGAACATACACCATCACAATTATCGTAGTCGATGGCGAAGGCCTGCCTGATCAGGAAACGTTCACTTTGACCGTTGTCGATCCCGCAGCAGCCGCGATTGAAGGAGAACCGGTCGATTCCGACATGAACGACATGGCCCTGCTAGGCTTGCTGGACGAGATCTAA
- a CDS encoding glutamine amidotransferase: MNDWVQDQWLLEWPNVWAAQEWIVPAGVIGTVLFTLILWAYQSIQAPLIVKLACAAAKTLAVLLLATLLVEPMRSETKPVPGANLFVVLADHSQSLQVVDPGQSETRADLLKQQLDRAAPWQVRLGQEFDVRRYQFADQLSPVSDYEEYLADGRATGMISALDSIADRFEGRPIAGVLLLTDGNATDITELAIDWSKYPPIFPVQIGADEPAADVQVRRVSASQTNFEASPVTVTADIAATGMVGESIAIELLDEQGEVLETQTVSQPAEGQSFTARFQIKPGERGVLFYQVRAYAQSQAGLFEDASKSNEATLLNNSRTVMVNRGHGPYKVLYVSGRPNWEFKFLNRSLAEDDEVELHGLIRIAKKEPRFQFREKDSNANRIFTNTDDEGKEQVEQYDEPVLLRVGKLEPGELSGGFPKSADELFPYHAIILDDLEADFFTQQQKSLIQEFVSLRGGGLLMLGGGESFVQGQYLRSPVGEVLPVYLNSVSPRTGASEFSLALTREGMLEPWVRVRTTQEQEQQRLAAMPGLRVLNEVGALKPGASELLSVVSATGETRPGLVTQRFGKGRTAAFLVGDLWRWKLHPSSHDNDDFERTWRQTVRWLIADVPQRVRVEAIAKKDDPNHPLHLSVQVNDESYQPLDNADVAIEISTPAEDVLKLKAEPQDAVSGQYGSSYVSRTDGMYRATIIANNPDGSEIDRVETGWVADPAAEEFANLAPNVELMRQIAEGSGGEVVRLNRLDSFVSTLSDREIPISQPMVRSVWHTWGVFLLAIGLLSIEWGVRRWKGLA, translated from the coding sequence ATGAACGACTGGGTTCAGGATCAATGGCTTCTCGAATGGCCCAACGTCTGGGCCGCCCAAGAGTGGATCGTTCCCGCAGGCGTGATCGGCACCGTGCTGTTCACGCTCATCCTGTGGGCCTACCAATCGATCCAGGCACCACTGATCGTCAAACTGGCGTGCGCTGCGGCGAAGACCTTGGCGGTGCTCCTACTGGCGACGTTGTTGGTCGAGCCGATGCGTAGTGAAACCAAGCCCGTACCAGGGGCGAATCTTTTCGTCGTGCTGGCCGACCATTCGCAGAGCCTCCAGGTAGTCGATCCTGGCCAAAGCGAGACGCGAGCCGATTTATTGAAGCAACAACTCGACCGCGCGGCCCCATGGCAAGTTCGTTTAGGCCAGGAATTCGACGTCCGCCGTTACCAGTTCGCCGATCAGCTTTCGCCGGTATCCGACTACGAAGAGTACCTGGCCGACGGACGAGCCACCGGCATGATCTCGGCACTGGATTCCATTGCCGATCGCTTCGAGGGCCGCCCTATTGCCGGGGTGCTGCTGCTGACCGATGGTAACGCGACCGACATCACCGAACTCGCGATCGACTGGAGCAAGTACCCGCCAATCTTCCCCGTGCAGATCGGTGCCGACGAGCCAGCTGCCGATGTCCAGGTACGGCGAGTCTCGGCCAGTCAAACGAATTTCGAAGCGTCACCCGTTACGGTGACCGCCGATATTGCCGCGACCGGCATGGTGGGCGAATCGATCGCCATCGAGCTTCTTGACGAGCAAGGGGAAGTTCTCGAAACGCAAACGGTCTCGCAGCCAGCCGAGGGACAATCGTTCACGGCCCGGTTTCAAATCAAGCCCGGCGAGCGTGGTGTGTTGTTCTACCAGGTTCGCGCCTATGCCCAGTCGCAAGCCGGTCTCTTCGAGGATGCCAGCAAAAGCAACGAGGCCACGCTGCTGAACAACAGCCGTACCGTGATGGTCAATCGCGGACACGGACCGTACAAGGTCCTGTACGTGTCAGGCCGACCGAACTGGGAGTTCAAGTTTCTCAATCGATCACTGGCCGAAGACGACGAAGTGGAACTGCACGGTTTGATTCGCATCGCGAAGAAGGAACCGCGGTTTCAGTTCCGCGAGAAGGACTCTAACGCCAACCGCATCTTCACCAACACCGATGACGAAGGGAAGGAACAAGTCGAACAATACGACGAGCCGGTCCTCTTGCGGGTTGGTAAGCTTGAGCCTGGCGAACTTTCCGGCGGCTTTCCCAAGTCTGCCGACGAGTTGTTCCCGTACCACGCAATCATCCTGGACGACCTGGAGGCCGACTTCTTCACGCAGCAGCAGAAATCGCTCATCCAAGAGTTCGTCAGTCTGCGTGGGGGTGGCTTGTTGATGCTGGGCGGCGGCGAGTCGTTTGTGCAAGGTCAGTATCTGCGATCTCCGGTCGGCGAGGTGTTGCCTGTTTACTTGAACAGTGTGTCGCCGCGCACTGGGGCCAGTGAGTTCTCGCTCGCACTTACTCGTGAAGGTATGCTTGAACCGTGGGTGCGTGTCCGCACCACCCAGGAGCAAGAGCAACAGCGTCTGGCCGCCATGCCAGGGCTGCGTGTGCTGAACGAAGTCGGAGCACTTAAGCCCGGAGCCAGCGAACTCTTGTCCGTGGTTTCCGCCACCGGCGAAACGCGCCCCGGGCTGGTTACGCAGCGATTCGGCAAGGGACGCACGGCGGCCTTCCTCGTGGGGGACCTGTGGCGATGGAAACTGCATCCATCGTCGCACGACAACGACGACTTCGAACGCACCTGGCGGCAAACCGTTCGCTGGCTGATTGCCGATGTGCCGCAGCGTGTGCGGGTCGAGGCGATCGCCAAGAAGGATGACCCGAACCACCCACTTCACCTTTCGGTACAAGTCAACGACGAAAGCTACCAACCACTGGATAACGCCGATGTCGCGATTGAAATCTCGACACCGGCGGAGGATGTATTGAAGCTAAAAGCGGAACCGCAGGATGCCGTTTCCGGTCAGTATGGCTCCAGCTATGTTTCCCGCACCGATGGCATGTACCGAGCCACGATCATCGCGAACAACCCCGACGGAAGCGAGATCGATCGCGTCGAAACAGGCTGGGTGGCCGATCCGGCGGCGGAAGAGTTCGCTAACCTGGCACCGAACGTCGAGCTCATGCGACAGATCGCCGAAGGCTCTGGGGGTGAAGTCGTGAGATTGAATCGGCTCGATTCGTTCGTCAGCACTCTTTCGGATCGCGAGATTCCGATTTCGCAGCCGATGGTTCGTTCGGTCTGGCATACGTGGGGCGTATTCCTGCTGGCCATCGGCCTGTTGAGTATCGAATGGGGCGTGCGCCGCTGGAAGGGACTTGCCTAA